One Nitrosomonas sp. PY1 DNA window includes the following coding sequences:
- the dnaE gene encoding DNA polymerase III subunit alpha, producing the protein MPTYPAFVHLRMHSEYSILDSTIRIPEVIAKAAADQMPALALTDLANLFALVKFYQAAYKNGIKPIVGCDVWITNEIDRNKPYRLLLLCQSREGYLLLSRLLSRAYRENQFHGRAEIKSTWLHATEWGTQGLIALSGARLGEIGIALTHQNFEFAKTLAQQWSILFPDRFYLEIQRDGHANTAALIQSTLLLAQQCDLPVVATQAVQFLNPEDFRAHEARVCIAEGYVLEDKRRPKSFTEQQYFRTQTEMVELFADIPSALANTIEIAKRCNLTLELGINRLPLFPTPDGVSLEQYLREQANAGLQQRLTQLFPENEVRQSRVAVYQARLEFEVNTIIQMGFSGYFLIVADFINWAKQNNVPVGPGRGSGAGSLVAYSLGITDLDPLRYDLLFERFLNPERVSMPDFDIDFCQDRRELVIEYVKQRYGTGKVSQIATFGTMAAKAVIRDIGRVLDLPYNFVDQLAKLVPFEIGMTLKKARQLEPQLNQRADQEEDVRNLLELAESLEGVTRNIGMHAGGVLIASSDITDFCPIYCTESAESAVSQLDKDDVEKIGLVKFDFLGLKTLTTLDRAVSYIRESQKQSEVNAVQHSDIFSLQTLSLEDEKTYALMRKGNAVGIFQFESQGMKDLLQRAKPDCFEDIIALVALYRPGPMDLIPEFVERKHGKKQIEYLDARLVPILGPTYGIMIYQEQVMQIAQVIGGYSLGSADLLRRAMGKKKVEEMAQQRDIFVAGAVNNGLDKSKATELFGLMEKFAGYGFNKSHAAAYALIAFQTAYLKAHYPAEFMAACLSADMDDTDKVHVFIEDSVANRLTILPPDINESTYHFVPVNDKTIRFGLGAIKGSGESAINMLVAERESGGSFDDLFDFCNRIDRRIVNRRAIESLIRVGAFDLIDGNRNSLLASVGMAIESAEQMNQSSNQANLFAETSEPLPKMQLVQTQAWSEREKLHQEKIGLGYYFSGHPYETYASELKRFVRTRLDQLSPQRETQLIAGIIHSIRIQMTRRGRMAVINLDDGNARVEVVVFNELFDVHRARLKEDQLLIVEVKISNRNYNNEGDDELRITAEQLYDLAQIRTRFAKQLKIHCDATTIGSVANLKNLLALYTADVPIVESNSLPAACPITLVYRNEFAISPIEFGKNWQVILHNDLLQALHTRFKTENVEIVY; encoded by the coding sequence ATGCCAACTTATCCCGCCTTTGTTCACTTACGCATGCACAGCGAATATTCCATTTTGGATAGTACTATCAGGATCCCGGAGGTTATCGCTAAAGCGGCGGCAGACCAGATGCCTGCACTCGCATTGACGGATCTGGCCAATTTATTTGCATTGGTAAAATTTTATCAAGCTGCGTACAAAAATGGAATCAAGCCGATTGTGGGTTGCGATGTATGGATCACCAATGAGATAGATCGAAATAAGCCCTATCGCTTGCTACTGCTGTGTCAATCGCGCGAAGGGTATCTATTACTCTCGCGACTGCTATCGCGTGCATATCGTGAAAACCAGTTTCATGGTCGTGCAGAAATTAAGTCTACGTGGCTTCATGCGACAGAGTGGGGTACGCAAGGCTTGATTGCACTATCCGGTGCGCGCTTGGGAGAGATTGGGATCGCGTTGACACATCAAAATTTTGAGTTCGCAAAAACACTCGCGCAACAATGGTCAATACTGTTCCCCGATCGATTTTATTTGGAAATTCAACGCGATGGTCATGCAAATACAGCAGCCTTGATCCAAAGCACTTTATTGCTAGCACAGCAATGCGATTTACCGGTGGTTGCTACACAAGCCGTGCAGTTCCTGAATCCAGAAGATTTTCGGGCACACGAAGCGCGTGTTTGCATAGCCGAGGGCTACGTTTTGGAGGACAAACGTCGCCCCAAGAGTTTTACCGAACAGCAGTATTTTAGAACGCAAACTGAAATGGTTGAGTTATTTGCTGACATTCCAAGCGCTTTGGCAAATACCATTGAGATTGCGAAACGGTGTAATTTAACTTTGGAGTTGGGCATCAATCGGTTACCGTTGTTTCCTACGCCCGATGGAGTTAGCTTGGAACAGTATTTGCGCGAACAAGCCAACGCAGGATTGCAACAACGTTTGACGCAATTGTTTCCTGAAAATGAAGTACGTCAAAGTAGGGTGGCAGTATATCAAGCGAGACTGGAATTCGAGGTCAACACGATCATTCAAATGGGATTCTCCGGTTATTTTCTGATCGTCGCTGATTTTATCAATTGGGCAAAGCAAAATAATGTTCCGGTTGGTCCTGGAAGAGGATCTGGCGCGGGTTCGTTAGTAGCTTACTCACTCGGTATTACGGACCTCGATCCATTACGATACGATTTATTATTCGAGCGTTTTCTCAATCCAGAGCGTGTATCGATGCCGGATTTTGACATCGATTTCTGCCAAGATCGACGTGAATTGGTCATTGAATACGTAAAGCAACGTTATGGCACCGGTAAAGTCTCGCAAATAGCTACTTTTGGTACGATGGCTGCAAAAGCGGTGATTCGGGACATAGGCCGGGTATTGGACTTGCCTTACAATTTCGTTGATCAATTGGCCAAACTGGTGCCCTTTGAAATCGGCATGACCTTAAAAAAGGCACGTCAATTGGAACCGCAACTCAATCAGCGTGCCGACCAGGAAGAAGATGTGCGTAACTTGCTCGAGCTCGCTGAAAGTCTTGAAGGCGTGACGCGCAATATTGGCATGCATGCTGGAGGTGTGTTGATCGCATCTAGCGATATTACCGATTTTTGCCCAATTTATTGTACTGAATCGGCTGAGTCGGCTGTTAGTCAGCTTGACAAAGACGATGTCGAAAAAATTGGCCTGGTCAAATTCGATTTTCTGGGCTTAAAAACATTGACTACACTCGACCGTGCGGTGAGTTATATCCGTGAATCTCAGAAGCAATCAGAAGTCAATGCAGTACAGCATAGCGATATTTTTTCTTTGCAAACGTTGTCGTTGGAGGATGAAAAAACCTATGCATTGATGCGCAAAGGTAATGCGGTCGGCATATTTCAGTTTGAATCGCAAGGCATGAAAGACCTGCTTCAGCGCGCCAAGCCGGATTGTTTTGAAGACATCATTGCGCTGGTGGCATTGTACCGGCCCGGTCCGATGGATTTGATTCCGGAGTTTGTTGAGCGCAAGCATGGTAAAAAACAGATTGAATACCTTGATGCCCGCCTCGTGCCGATCCTGGGTCCTACTTATGGCATCATGATTTATCAAGAGCAAGTGATGCAAATTGCCCAAGTCATTGGAGGTTACAGTCTCGGCAGCGCAGATTTGCTGCGTCGCGCGATGGGCAAGAAAAAGGTCGAAGAAATGGCGCAACAGCGTGATATTTTTGTGGCAGGCGCAGTTAATAATGGCTTGGATAAAAGCAAGGCGACCGAGCTTTTTGGATTGATGGAAAAGTTTGCGGGTTACGGTTTCAACAAATCTCACGCAGCCGCCTACGCGTTGATTGCTTTTCAGACCGCCTATCTGAAAGCGCATTATCCAGCCGAGTTCATGGCGGCGTGTTTGTCTGCTGATATGGATGATACCGATAAGGTTCATGTTTTTATTGAGGATAGCGTGGCGAACAGACTGACCATTTTGCCACCCGATATTAATGAATCGACATATCACTTTGTTCCGGTGAATGACAAAACCATTCGTTTTGGTTTGGGCGCAATCAAAGGATCGGGCGAGTCAGCGATTAATATGCTTGTTGCAGAACGTGAAAGTGGCGGTTCTTTCGATGATTTGTTCGATTTCTGTAACCGAATTGACCGGCGCATTGTCAATCGCCGCGCCATAGAATCTTTGATACGCGTCGGCGCATTTGATTTGATTGATGGCAACCGTAATAGTTTGTTGGCTTCGGTCGGAATGGCGATTGAATCAGCCGAACAAATGAATCAATCGTCCAATCAAGCTAATTTGTTTGCTGAAACCAGCGAACCGTTGCCGAAAATGCAACTTGTTCAAACGCAGGCTTGGTCAGAGCGTGAAAAGTTGCACCAAGAAAAAATCGGCTTGGGATATTACTTCAGTGGCCACCCCTATGAGACTTATGCCTCGGAACTCAAGCGTTTCGTTCGCACACGTTTGGATCAGTTAAGCCCACAGCGCGAAACACAATTGATTGCCGGCATTATCCACTCGATTCGCATTCAAATGACGCGTCGTGGCCGCATGGCTGTCATTAATTTGGATGATGGCAACGCACGGGTCGAAGTCGTCGTTTTTAATGAGCTGTTCGATGTTCATCGGGCACGGCTGAAAGAAGACCAACTCCTGATCGTCGAAGTGAAAATCAGTAACCGGAACTATAATAACGAAGGCGACGATGAACTCCGAATTACTGCTGAGCAATTATATGACCTCGCGCAAATTCGCACACGCTTTGCCAAGCAACTTAAAATT